DNA sequence from the Candidatus Limnocylindrales bacterium genome:
AGAGATCTGCCACGAGCTCTTCGCCGCGATGCAGTCGCTGACGCCCCAGGACTCCGTCGTGCTGAAAACCTACGAACGCCTGACCGGCACCGCGCTGAAATCGCCGGAACATCCGGGAACCGCCAAAGAGGCGCGAGCCTAGCGGATGTCCGCTGTCCTGGCTGCGCCGTCGCGCGACGCGCGGGAGCGAGAGCCGTCGCGCTCCCGGCGGGTAGGGCAGAAGGCGGAAGGGGTTCAGGCGGGGCTTTGGCCGGCATCGAGCGCGAGCAACGCGAAGCTGGCGAGCCAGTGCTCGCCCATGTAGTGGCCGGTGACGTGGGGCAGACTCGCCTCCAGGTGCATCCGCGCGGCCCGCTCCGCGCAAGCTCGCAGCGGGTCGTCATCGGAGAACGCCGATGCGATCCAGCGCCAGCACCACGACCTGCTCAGGTTGAGGCCGTCGAGATGGACGATGCGCGGATCGCTGCGATCGCTGACCGTCGCCGGCGTGAACAGCGTTGCCGGCTCGCAGCCCGCCGCGCGTGGAAGAAAGCGTGCGAACCATTCGCGAAACTCGCCCACGTGCATGGCGCGTCGCATGCACTGCGCCTCCACCAGCGCAGGCGACAGGAAATCCTCCAGCGATGGCTCCCATGCCTGGCAGCCGACGTCGCCGCCATACCATGCCAGCGCGGCCGCCGTTGCTGCCTGCGTCAGCCGCCGGTCCTCGACGACGTCGGCATATTCCTGCACCAGGCTCAGCGCGAAGGCGGTGTTGGCGTGCGTGCCGGAGCGGATCGGGTACCTCGCCCCCGGCAGGAACGACAGAAAGCGTTCGGTGAAGCAGTCGGCAAGCGGCGAGAGCCGCGAAGACCACCGCCGCCGCTGCGGGCTGCGCTCGCGAGCCAGCTCGGCGGCAAGCATGAGCAGCCACGCCCAGCCATAGGGCCGTTCGAACGCGCGCGACGACGGGCGGCGGAGGTAGTCGATCTCGGCGGCGACATTCTCGGTCGTCAGTTGCGTGTCCAGGAGCGCGGATATGGCGGGAGACTCCGGCAGCTCGGGGTAGAGGCGGTGCAGCCTGGCCAGGAGCCAGTAGCCGTGAACGCACGAGTGCCAGTCGAAGCTGCCATAGAAGAGCGGATGCAGCTGTCGCGGCGTTCTGGCGTCGGCGGGGCCGTCCAGGACGTGGTCGAGCTTGCTCGGAAACTCGCGCGTGACGTGACCGAGCGCGATCGCGGCAAAGCGCGACGCGATCTGGGCCGTCAGCGCGTGGGACGTCGGTGACCTCCGCGTATCGCTCGCAGAGGGCCCCGCCGCCATCTACGCCGCCTCGCCCTCGAACTGCGGCAGCGACTGGTAGCGTTCCACGTGCCAGTCGGCATCGCCGAACAGTCCCTGCAGCACGCGTACACGCTTGAAGTACAGGCCGATGTCCTGCTCGTCGGTGATGGCGATGCCGCCGAAGAGCTGGATCGCGTTTTCCTGCACGTACCATCCGCCCTGCTGCAGCTGGACCTTGGCGGCGGAGATCGCCGATTTGCGCTGCGTGGCGTCGGGATTGTCGGCCTGGATGGCGGCCAGCAGCATCATGCCCTTGCACAGCTCCACCTCAGCGAACATGTCGGAGGCGCGGTGCTGCAGCGCCTGGAACGCGCCGATCGGCTTGCCGAACTGCTTGCGCTGCTTGAGGTAGTCCACCGTCATGTTGAGCATCGTGGTCAGCTCGCCCTGCGCCTCGGCGCAGGCCGCGGCGGCGCCGCGATCGATCGCCCACTCGATGGAATCGTAGGCATCGCCTTCGCCGCCAAGGAGGCGATCGGCGTCCACCTCCACATTCTGCAGATCGAGCAGCGCGCTCGAATGTCCGTCCATGCCGTGGATGCGCGTGCGCGTCAGCCCCGGCGCATCGGCATCGACGATGAACAGCGACAGGCCGTTCTCCTCGCGCGGCGTGCCGGCGGTGCGGGCGACGACGATGATGTGGTCGGCGGCATGGCCGTTGAGGACCCAGGTCTTGCGGCCGTTGAGCACGTACTGGCCGCCGCTGCGTCTGGCGCTCGTCTCGCAGTCGGCGAGGTTGTAGCGGCTCTGGCGCTCGGCGTAGGCGAAGGCGAGCGAGGTGCGCCCTTCGAGCATCGGCGACAGGAACTTCTCGGTCTGCTCGCCGGTGCCCAGCCGAGACAGGAGCCCGCCCGCCAGCACGACCGAGGGGATGTACGGCTCGGGCACCAGGCCGCGGCCGAGCTGCTCCAGGATCAGCGCGACATCGGTGAAGTTGCCGCCGTAGCCGCCCTGATCCTCCGGGAACGCCACGGCCAGCCAGCCGTACTCGGCCATGTTCTGCCAGACCTTGGGCTCCCAGCCCTGCTGCGTCTCGCGAAGCTGGCGGAAGCGCGTCACGGGCGAATCGTTGTCGACGAACTTGCGGACGGCGTCGACGATCATCGTCTGTTCTTCGGTGAGCTCGAAATTCATCGCGTATCCTTCATGGGGCCAGGTCGTGCATTCGAGCATCGGGTCCCCGGAATGCTCGCATGCACGACCTGACCCCGTTCTTACTGCGGCAGGCCGAGGATGAGCTTGGAGATGATGTTCTTCTGGATCTCGTTGGAGCCGCCGTAGATGGTGCAGGCGCGCAGGTAGTTGAACTGCGATGCGATCCACAGCTGGTACTCGGGCATTGCTTCGGTTGGCGCATCGAACCAGCCCATCGCGCCGTGTCCGAGCGCGTCCATGGCCAGCTCGGTCACCTCCTGCTGCAGCTCGGTGCCGACGATCTTCAGGATCGAGCTCTCGGGCCCCGGCGCATGTCCGAGCTGCGCCGAGGCCAGCGTGCGCAGGTTGGCCATGCCGACCGTGCGATGGCGGATGTCGAGCCGCGCCAGACGTCGCCGGAACGCCGCATCGTCGAGCAGCGTGCCGTCGCCGACGGGCGTGTCGCGCGCGATGCGACGGATCAGCTGCAGCCAGCGCCCCGACTCGGCCACGCCGCCAATGGAGGTGCGCTCGTGCCCGAGCAGCGCCTTGGCCATCGACCAGCCCTGGTTCTCGGGCCCGACGCGGTTGGCCTGCGGCACGCGCGCGTTGTCGAACCAGGTCTCGGAGAAGGCCGGGGTTCCGCCGATGGTCAGGAACGGCTTCACCTCGATGCCGGGTGTGTTCTTGATGTCGGCCAGCAGGAACGAGATGCCCTCCTGCTGCTTGCCGGTCGAGTTGGTGCGCGCCAGCACGAAGATCCAGTCGGCGTACTGCGCGTAGGTGGTCCAGGTCTTCTGGCCGTTGAGGATGTAGTCGTCGCCGTCCTTGTCGGCGCGCAGCTGGAGGCTGGCCAGGTCCGAGCCGGAGTTCGGCTCGCTGTAGCCCTGGCACCAGACTTCCTCGCCCGAGAGGATCTTGGGCAGGAAGCGCTTCTTCTGCTCCTCGGTGCCGAACTGGATGATCAGCGGCCCGACCATCGTCAGCCCGAACGGCGACAGCGAGGGCGCATTGGCTCGAACCATCTCCTCGCTGAAGATGTGGCGCTGAGCCACGTCCCAGCCCGGCCCGCCTACCTCCTTGGGCCAATGGGGAGCGACCCATCCCTTCTTATGGAGGATGCGGTGCCACTCCATGATCTCTTCGTGCTCGAAGTGCCCGCCGGCCTCGGCCTTGTGCCGGATGTGCTCGGGCATGGCCTGCTTGATCCAGGCGCGGACCTCGTCACGGAATGCGATCTGCTCGGGCGTGTAGGACATGTCCATGGGCGAATCTCCTTGCGAGAACGCGGGAAATTACCGAGCCCCGGCGGGCAAGTAAACGCAGACGACACCGGCCGCGGCGCTCACAGCGCGGCATCGGTGCCAGCTCCGGAGACGTCGCCGGCGACGTCTGCCGACGCGACTCCCAGAAGCTGGGCGATACTGCGGCGCACGGCCCGGTGCGCGGCGGCGGCGTCGAGGTCGTGGCGCGTCCGCAGCTGGTTCCAGGTCGACCACGAGCAGGCGGCGCTCACCACCGCCACCGTCTCGCGCCGAAGCTGCGGCGCCAGCGGCGCCAGCTCCGGGGCGAACGTCTGCTCGATCTCCGAGCGCCGCACGCCGCGAATCCAGCCGAGACGTCGCGCCACCTCCGGCGAGAACGGCTCGTAGAGAATCGCCGCGCGCCGCACGGGCGTGACGCGCTCGTGAAGCTCGCACCAACGCTGGGCGAAGCGGTCCAGCCGCAGCTCGAAGGGTCCGTCCAGCGGCGCCGGCTCGGGCACCTCACGGCCGATGCGCTGGATCTGGATCATCGCCGCCTCCGACAGCAGCGTTTCCAGGTCCTGGAAGTGGCGAAAGACCGCCCGCTCCGAGACTCCCGCCTTCTTGGCGACGGCTCGCGCCGTGGGCCGGAGGAAGCCGTCCCCGACCAGGGCGAGGTAGGCCTCCGCCACGAGCCGGCGGGTTGCCGCCGACCGCTCGTTGCGGCCATCGCGCTTGGGCTTGGCGACCTCGGACACGCGGCGGGAATAACATTTGTCAGTCCGACTGCCAAATGTTAGAAGCAGTTTCGTCAGTCGCACTGACATAACAATTTCGAGGTCGCTACCGATGAAAAGAAGCCTGTCCCCAGCCTCCATCGCTTCGTTCCTGCAGTCGGATCGCTGGTTCGCGGCGCGCGTGGGCATGCTGCTCGCCGCGTGCGCGATGCTGGCGACGGCCTCGCTGGCACACGCCGGGGGCGTCATGCCGCAGCAGGACTGGGAGCGCACCGAGGTGCGGCAGAGCTGCGACGAGTACAACCCGCTGCGCAATCCCTACTTCGGCGACCTGCACGTGCACACGGCCTACTCGGCCGACGCCGTGCTGATCCGCACCCGCAACGGGCCTCGTGACGCCTATGCGTTCGCGCGCGGCGCCACCGTCGGCCTGCCGCCGTACGACGCAAGCGACCTGCCGACGCGCACCGCCACCATCGACCGTCCGCTCGACTTCACCGCCGTCACCGATCACGCCGAGGGTTTCGGCGAGGCGCAAATCTGCCTGCACCCGGGCTACCCCGGCTACGACGACCAGATCTGCGCGGACCTGCGCAACACCTTCGACAACGACTTCGTGCCGGCGCCGCTGCCGCCGCAGGCGTTCTACAACTTCTTCAATCCGCTCAACGTCGAAGATCCCGACCGCTTCGCTCTGTGCGGAGCCGGCGGCGCCGACTGCGCGGCCGAGGCCGCGGTCGTGTGGCAGGACACGCTCGCTGCCGCCGAGGAGCATTACGACAGGACCTCGGCGTGCGAGTTCACGACGTTCGCCGCCTACGAGTGGTCGAGCAACCTGGACGGCAACAATCTGCATCGCAACGTAATCTTCCGGAACGCGGAGGTGCCTCCGCTGCCCATTACGTACTACGAGGAGTGGACGCCCGAAGGTCTGTGGGAAGCGCTGCGCACCCAGTGCCTCGACGAAGACGGCAACTGCGACGTGCTCGCCATTCCCCACAACTCCAACCTTGCGCGCGACATGATGTTCCCTCGCAACATGACCGACGGCAGCTCGATGACCGCGGAGTACGCGGCCACGCGCAAGGCGATGGAGCCGCTGGTCGAGATCATTCAGAACAAGGGCGATGCCGAGTGCCGCCAGGGCGTGGGCGGCGCCACCGACGAGGAGTGCGGCTTCGAGAAGCTGAGCCGCTCGACGCTGTTCGGCACTTCGAACTGGAACCAGAACTTCGAGGACCGCGCCTACGTGCGCTTCGCGCTCAAGGACGGGATGATCAAGCAGAAAACGCTCGGCAGCAATCCCTTCCAGCTCGGCTTCATCGGCGGCACCGACACGCACAACGGCACTCCGGGCCTGGTCGACGAGAGCGACTACCCAGCCTCCGGACACATGGGCATCACCGAGTCCGAGCCGCGCTTCATCCTCAATCACAACCCGCCGGGCAAGATCGAAGGCAGCGGCGGCGGGCTGTCGGTGCTGTGGGCCGAGGAGAACTCTCGCGACGCACTGTTCGCGGCGATGCGCCGCCGCGAGACGTACGCAACCAGCGGCACGCGCCCGATCGTGCGCGTCTTTGCCGGCCGCTTCGCCGAGACTCTCTGCGACGATCCCGACTTCGTCGCCGAAGGCTATGACAAGGGCGTTCCGATGGGCGGCGAGATCGGCCCGATGCTCGGCAAGAGCGACATGCGCATTGCCGTGCTGGCGCAGAAGGATCCGGGGCTTCCCGGCGATCCGGGCACGCCGCTGCAGCGCATCCAGATCATCAAGGGATGGCACGGCAAGGACGGTATCAAGGAGAAGGTCTACGACGTCGCCGGCGACGCGGCCAACGGCGCCGGCGTCGATCTCGACACGTGCGAGCCCACCGGCACCGGCTTCGACACGTTGTGCACGGTCTGGAGCGATCCCGACTTCGATGCCAGCGAGCGCGCGTTCTACTATGTGCGCGTGCTCGAGAACCCGACCTGCCGCTGGAGCACGCATCTGTGCAACTCGCTGGGCGTGGACTGCTCGGCTCCCGAAAGCGTTCCCGCCGACTACGTGATGTGCTGCGACGAGCACACGCCGCTGACCCTCCAGGAGCGCGCTCTGACGTCGCCGATCTGGTATCAGCCGGAGCTGGTGACGCTGTCGAAGGGGCAGGTGCGATTCGGGGAGGAGCCGGGCACCGATCGCCTCAGCCTCAAGCTGTTCTTCGCCAAGGCGCCTTCCTCGCTCGATCCGCAGGCCCACGACCTGACCATCACCTTGCGCGACGAAGCGGGCGTCTTCACCGCCACCATTCCGGCCGGCACGATGGAAGTGAAGAAGCCGGGCAGCAAGTACCAGTACAAGGATCCCACCGGCGCCATCGCCGGCATCACCAGTCTGAGCGTCAAGATTGCAGGCAACGGCTCGGCACAGATCGGCCTGAAGACCGGCGACATCGATCTTGCCGGCCTCGAGCCGTCGGCGCAGACGCTGGCGATCGACGTCACCAGCGGCAGCTACTCGGCCACCGACCGGCACGAGTGGTTGCAGGCGGGCACGGCCCTGTCGTTCAAGCTGTAGACATGCGCCCCGCGATCCACTTCCTGCTGCTGGGGCTGATGCTGCTGGTGGGCACGCGCTACTGGAACGGCGCCGAGGCCGGCGAAGACGCACGCCGCCGCATCGTCATCGATGCCAGCCGAATCGAAGGCATCCGCCGCGCCTACGCCGTCGGCATGGGAGCGCCGCCGACCGAAGCCGAGCTGCAGGCGCTGCTCGACAAGACCGTCGAGGAGGAAGTGCTGTTCCGGGAGGCGCTCGCGCGCGGCCTCGAGCTTTCGGACCGGGCCATCGGCTGGCGCCTGGTGCAGAAGATGCGCTTCCTCGGCGAGGACGACGGCAACGCCAGCGCCGGCGAGCTGTACCGGCGCGCGCTCGAGATGGGGCTGCACCTGGAAGACCCGGTGGTGCGGCGGATTCTCGTGCAGAAGATGCGCCTGCTCGTCGGGCATCGCTCCGACAAGCCGAGCGACGAGGAGCTGGCCAGCTACTACCGGACGCACGGCCAGGCGCTGGTGCAGCCGCAGCGCGTGAGCCTGCGCCATGTCTTCTTCGACGCCTCCCGGCGCGGCGAGGACGGCTCGCGTGCGGAGGCCGAGCGCGCGGCACGGTCCGCCGCGTCCGCCGCGACGTTCGGGCGTGGCGATCCGTTCGTCATGGGCTCGCGCCTTGCTGCGCAGTCGCACAAGGACCTGGCCAAGCTGTTCGGCGCCGAGTTCGCCGACGCGATCTTCGCGTCGGGTCAGACCGGGCAATGGTTCGGGCCGATCCGTTCCGCCTACGGCTGGCACGTCGTGCAGGTGGACGAACGCCGTGGCGCCCGCGTCCCCGAGCTGGAGGCGGTTCGCTCGCAGGTCGAGCGCAGCCTGGCCGCCGAGCGCGCCGGCAAGCGGGTGCAGGAGTTCCTGCAGACGGCGCGGCGAGCGTACGAAGTGCGGCTCGAGCTCGGCGCGACGCGCGGAGGCGGCGATGCATAGGATCGTTGCACTGGCCACGCTGGCCGTCGCGTTGCTGTTCGCCGAGCGCGCGCACGCGCATGCGCTCGATCCGGTCCTGCTCGAGCTGCGCGAGCGCGGCGGCGGCATCGTGGATGTGACGTGGAAGGCCTCGCGCGCGCAGATTCCCGGCGTCGAGCTGGCGCCGGTGCTTCCCGAGCACTGCCGCCGAGCCGGCGAAACAACCGTCGTCGACGAGGACGACAGCTCCACGTCCACCTGGCGGATCGACTGCGGCAACGCCGGCCTGGCCGGCTCGATCGTCGGCGTCTCCGGGCTCGAAAGCACCGATGCGCTCTTGCGCGTGGAGCTGGCCTCCGGAGCGACGGATCGGCGCGTGCTCGGCACGTCGCGTCCCACCGTGCAAATCGAGGCGGCCCCATCGCGGCTGCAGGTGGTGCGGGATTACGCCGTTCTCGGTGTCGAGCACATTCTGGCCGGCCTCGACCACCTGCTGTTCGTGCTGGGGCTGCTCCTGCTCGTGCCGCGCGCCTCGCTGCTCGCGACGATCACGGCGTTCACCGCCGGCCACAGCGTCACGCTCGCGCTGGCGGCGCTGCAGATCGTGCAGGTTCCGCAGGCGCCGGTGGAAGTCGTCATTGCGCTCAGCATCTACGTGCTGGCGGTCGAGCTCGCACGCGGCGACGGCCGCCAGACGCTGCTTCGCCGGCGCCCGTGGGCAATGGCGCTGGCGTTCGGCTTGCTGCACGGGCTCGGCTTTGCCGGCGCGTTGGCCGAGACGGGGCTGCCGCAGACCGAAATCCCTCTGGCGCTGTTCGCGTTCAACGTCGGGATCGAGCTCGGGCAGATCGTGTTCGTTGCGGCGATGCTGGTGGCATCGGCGATGCTGCGCGGGCTGCTGACGCGATTGCCGTCCTGGGTACGGCTGGCTCCGGTCTATGTCATGGGCGCGTTGGCTGCGTTCTGGATGATGGAGCGCACCTCGCTCCTGCTCTGAGGCGGTCGGGCAAAGATCGTCACCCGCCGGCGGAACGTCACTCGGGGATGTCGATGCGCACGCGCGGCGGAACAGGGTAGAGGCGCTCGAGCGCGTCGTTGCGGCGCATGCCCAGCGCTTCGCGGTGGATGGCGAGCTCGTGCCGCACCCGCAGCGCCTTCTCGC
Encoded proteins:
- a CDS encoding TetR/AcrR family transcriptional regulator, whose protein sequence is MSEVAKPKRDGRNERSAATRRLVAEAYLALVGDGFLRPTARAVAKKAGVSERAVFRHFQDLETLLSEAAMIQIQRIGREVPEPAPLDGPFELRLDRFAQRWCELHERVTPVRRAAILYEPFSPEVARRLGWIRGVRRSEIEQTFAPELAPLAPQLRRETVAVVSAACSWSTWNQLRTRHDLDAAAAHRAVRRSIAQLLGVASADVAGDVSGAGTDAAL
- a CDS encoding acyl-CoA dehydrogenase family protein; this translates as MDMSYTPEQIAFRDEVRAWIKQAMPEHIRHKAEAGGHFEHEEIMEWHRILHKKGWVAPHWPKEVGGPGWDVAQRHIFSEEMVRANAPSLSPFGLTMVGPLIIQFGTEEQKKRFLPKILSGEEVWCQGYSEPNSGSDLASLQLRADKDGDDYILNGQKTWTTYAQYADWIFVLARTNSTGKQQEGISFLLADIKNTPGIEVKPFLTIGGTPAFSETWFDNARVPQANRVGPENQGWSMAKALLGHERTSIGGVAESGRWLQLIRRIARDTPVGDGTLLDDAAFRRRLARLDIRHRTVGMANLRTLASAQLGHAPGPESSILKIVGTELQQEVTELAMDALGHGAMGWFDAPTEAMPEYQLWIASQFNYLRACTIYGGSNEIQKNIISKLILGLPQ
- a CDS encoding HupE/UreJ family protein translates to MHRIVALATLAVALLFAERAHAHALDPVLLELRERGGGIVDVTWKASRAQIPGVELAPVLPEHCRRAGETTVVDEDDSSTSTWRIDCGNAGLAGSIVGVSGLESTDALLRVELASGATDRRVLGTSRPTVQIEAAPSRLQVVRDYAVLGVEHILAGLDHLLFVLGLLLLVPRASLLATITAFTAGHSVTLALAALQIVQVPQAPVEVVIALSIYVLAVELARGDGRQTLLRRRPWAMALAFGLLHGLGFAGALAETGLPQTEIPLALFAFNVGIELGQIVFVAAMLVASAMLRGLLTRLPSWVRLAPVYVMGALAAFWMMERTSLLL
- a CDS encoding DUF2891 domain-containing protein — its product is MAAGPSASDTRRSPTSHALTAQIASRFAAIALGHVTREFPSKLDHVLDGPADARTPRQLHPLFYGSFDWHSCVHGYWLLARLHRLYPELPESPAISALLDTQLTTENVAAEIDYLRRPSSRAFERPYGWAWLLMLAAELARERSPQRRRWSSRLSPLADCFTERFLSFLPGARYPIRSGTHANTAFALSLVQEYADVVEDRRLTQAATAAALAWYGGDVGCQAWEPSLEDFLSPALVEAQCMRRAMHVGEFREWFARFLPRAAGCEPATLFTPATVSDRSDPRIVHLDGLNLSRSWCWRWIASAFSDDDPLRACAERAARMHLEASLPHVTGHYMGEHWLASFALLALDAGQSPA
- a CDS encoding peptidylprolyl isomerase, producing MRPAIHFLLLGLMLLVGTRYWNGAEAGEDARRRIVIDASRIEGIRRAYAVGMGAPPTEAELQALLDKTVEEEVLFREALARGLELSDRAIGWRLVQKMRFLGEDDGNASAGELYRRALEMGLHLEDPVVRRILVQKMRLLVGHRSDKPSDEELASYYRTHGQALVQPQRVSLRHVFFDASRRGEDGSRAEAERAARSAASAATFGRGDPFVMGSRLAAQSHKDLAKLFGAEFADAIFASGQTGQWFGPIRSAYGWHVVQVDERRGARVPELEAVRSQVERSLAAERAGKRVQEFLQTARRAYEVRLELGATRGGGDA
- a CDS encoding acyl-CoA dehydrogenase family protein, with product MNFELTEEQTMIVDAVRKFVDNDSPVTRFRQLRETQQGWEPKVWQNMAEYGWLAVAFPEDQGGYGGNFTDVALILEQLGRGLVPEPYIPSVVLAGGLLSRLGTGEQTEKFLSPMLEGRTSLAFAYAERQSRYNLADCETSARRSGGQYVLNGRKTWVLNGHAADHIIVVARTAGTPREENGLSLFIVDADAPGLTRTRIHGMDGHSSALLDLQNVEVDADRLLGGEGDAYDSIEWAIDRGAAAACAEAQGELTTMLNMTVDYLKQRKQFGKPIGAFQALQHRASDMFAEVELCKGMMLLAAIQADNPDATQRKSAISAAKVQLQQGGWYVQENAIQLFGGIAITDEQDIGLYFKRVRVLQGLFGDADWHVERYQSLPQFEGEAA
- a CDS encoding DUF3604 domain-containing protein; translation: MKRSLSPASIASFLQSDRWFAARVGMLLAACAMLATASLAHAGGVMPQQDWERTEVRQSCDEYNPLRNPYFGDLHVHTAYSADAVLIRTRNGPRDAYAFARGATVGLPPYDASDLPTRTATIDRPLDFTAVTDHAEGFGEAQICLHPGYPGYDDQICADLRNTFDNDFVPAPLPPQAFYNFFNPLNVEDPDRFALCGAGGADCAAEAAVVWQDTLAAAEEHYDRTSACEFTTFAAYEWSSNLDGNNLHRNVIFRNAEVPPLPITYYEEWTPEGLWEALRTQCLDEDGNCDVLAIPHNSNLARDMMFPRNMTDGSSMTAEYAATRKAMEPLVEIIQNKGDAECRQGVGGATDEECGFEKLSRSTLFGTSNWNQNFEDRAYVRFALKDGMIKQKTLGSNPFQLGFIGGTDTHNGTPGLVDESDYPASGHMGITESEPRFILNHNPPGKIEGSGGGLSVLWAEENSRDALFAAMRRRETYATSGTRPIVRVFAGRFAETLCDDPDFVAEGYDKGVPMGGEIGPMLGKSDMRIAVLAQKDPGLPGDPGTPLQRIQIIKGWHGKDGIKEKVYDVAGDAANGAGVDLDTCEPTGTGFDTLCTVWSDPDFDASERAFYYVRVLENPTCRWSTHLCNSLGVDCSAPESVPADYVMCCDEHTPLTLQERALTSPIWYQPELVTLSKGQVRFGEEPGTDRLSLKLFFAKAPSSLDPQAHDLTITLRDEAGVFTATIPAGTMEVKKPGSKYQYKDPTGAIAGITSLSVKIAGNGSAQIGLKTGDIDLAGLEPSAQTLAIDVTSGSYSATDRHEWLQAGTALSFKL